In Procambarus clarkii isolate CNS0578487 chromosome 36, FALCON_Pclarkii_2.0, whole genome shotgun sequence, one DNA window encodes the following:
- the LOC123751308 gene encoding mucin-1-like — MALEKMMTFKREKMTFQKMVKHATLLASLEEEEGWLKKKATSLAFLVVIRSPNSPNTLATPPNTLATPPNTLATPNTLATPPNTLATPPNTLATPPNTLATPPNTLATPNTLATPPNTLATPPNTLATPPNTLATPDTLATPNTLTSLPNTLATPPNTLATPPNTLATPSNTLATPKTLTTPPNTLATPNTLATPPNTLTTPPNTLATPSNTLATPPNTLATPSNTLATPPNTLATPPNTLTTPPNTLATPSNTLATPNTLTTPPNTLATPNTLTTPPNTLAIPNTLATPPNTLATPNTLTTPPNTLATPNTLATPSNTLATPNALATPNTLTTPPNTLATPNTLTTPPNTLATPNTLTTPPNTLATPNTLATPSNTLATPNTLATPNTLTTPPNTLATPNTLTTPPNTLATPPNTLATPPNTLATPPNTLATPPNTLATPNTFATPPNTLTTPPNTLATPPNTLATPPDTLATPPNTLATPPNTLATPPNTLATPPNTLATPPNTLATPPNTLATPPNTLATPPNTLATPPNTLATPNTLSSSFNVSLSLLQFPFIKR; from the coding sequence CACCTAATACACTTGCAACACCTCCAAATACACTTGCAACACCTCCTAATACACTTGCAACACCTAATACACTTGCAACACCTCCAAATACACTTGCAACACCTCCTAATACACTTGCAACACCTCCAAATACACTTGCAACACCTCCTAATACACTTGCAACACCTAATACACTTGCAACACCTCCAAATACACTTGCAACACCTCCTAATACACTTGCAACACCTCCAAATACACTTGCAACACCTGATACACTTGCAACACCTAATACacttacatcacttcctaatacacttGCAACACCTCCAAATACACTTGCAACACCTCCTAACACACTTGCAACACCTTCAAATACACTTGCAACACCTAAAACACTTACAACACCTCCTAATACACTTGCAACACCTAATACACTTGCAACACCTCCTAATACACTTACAACACCTCCAAATACACTTGCAACACCTTCTAATACACTTGCAACACCTCCAAATACACTTGCAACACCTTCTAATACACTTGCAACACCTCCTAACACACTTGCAACACCTCCTAATACACTTACAACACCTCCAAATACACTTGCAACACCTTCTAATACACTTGCAACACCTAATACACTTACAACACCTCCTAATACACTTGCAACACCTAATACACTTACAACACCTCCTAATACACTTGCAATACCTAATACACTTGCAACACCTCCAAATACACTTGCAACACCTAATACACTTACAACACCTCCTAATACACTTGCAACACCTAATACACTTGCAACACCTTCTAATACACTTGCAACACCTAATGCACTTGCAACACCTAATACACTTACAACACCTCCTAATACACTTGCAACACCTAATACACTTACAACACCTCCTAATACACTTGCAACACCTAATACACTTACAACACCTCCTAATACACTTGCAACACCTAATACACTTGCAACACCTTCTAATACACTTGCAACACCTAATACACTTGCAACACCTAATACACTTACAACACCTCCTAATACACTTGCAACACCTAATACACTTACAACACCTCCAAATACACTTGCAACACCTCCTAATACACTTGCAACACCTCCAAATACACTTGCAACACCTCCTAATACACTTGCAACACCTCCTAATACACTTGCAACACCTAATACATTTGCAACACCTCCTAATACACTTACAACACCTCCAAATACACTTGCAACACCTCCTAATACACTTGCAACACCTCCTGATACACTTGCAACACCTCCTAATACACTTGCAACACCTCCAAATACACTTGCAACACCTCCTAATACACTTGCAACACCTCCAAATACACTTGCAACACCTCCAAACACGCTTGCAACACCTCCTAATACACTTGCAACACCTCCTAATACACTTGCAACACCTCCAAATACACTTGCAACACCTCCAAATACACTTGCAACACCTAATACACTTTCATCATCCTTTAATGTATCTTTATCTCTCCTTCAGTTTCCCTTTATAAAAAGATAA